ACGCCGTTCTGAGGGTTTCAGCGTGCTTCTCGATCACACTACTCCCATTGTTCTCGTGCTTCTCACAGTACACCCTTCTCACATTACATATTTCTCACACTGCACATACCCACACTACGCATATTACACATACTTTACACACTTCTCATACTATACTCAGACCACTCACACTCGCCAGTATCCGTTCGAAAGCTGTGTGGCTTAAAACACGGTCCGATCGTCGGCTCTCGGATCGCTATTCGTCTTCTTCGACGACTTCCGGATCGCTCATCGCACTCTGGAGGCTGTCGAGGCCGTTGATCCACTCCGTGACCAGCCCGTACTCCAGATCTTCCGCCACGGTCATGTCGAGTTCCGCGTCGTCGACGATGAGTGTCCCTGCCTGCGCGGCGTAGCCGAGTGCAGCGTCTAGGTCCTCCTCGGCTTCCGCGTCGGCTGCAGCACTGAGGTAGTCGCCAACAGTCCCGTCCTCGGCAGGTCCGTGTGCGATGTACTCCTCCGCAGCGAAGAAGACGCAGACGAGGCTCGTCTGGACACCATCGACCAGGATCAGCTTCTCCTCGTCTTCGATGTCGACCTCACCGAGGACGATCTCGCGCACGTCTGCGATCTCCTCGAGTGCGGCCTCGTCGTCCAGGTCCCCGTCGTCGTAGGCGGCAACGATCTTTGCGATGGCGATCGCCGTGTCGTCCTGTAGGTTCAGCAGGAGACGGGCCGACGATTCGTCTTCGGGATCGATCTCTTCGTCTTTGATGCGATCGATCCAGTTCTGCCATCGTTCCTCCGAGTAGTACTCGGTCGGGGGATTGCTCATACAGACACCTACACCGGCCGCTTGAAATGCCTTTCTCTACTTGTACGCCGCCACGACAGAACCAGAAACGGCCTTACTGGCCGGTAGCGCCCTCGAGCGTGCCTTCGGTGTCGATTCCGTAGACGAGCTCGGGGGTTTCAACGTGGGCCGTCCGGACCGCGTCGTCACGACCGTTCTCGAGTAGCCATCGAACGCGACGGGGGACTGTTTTCGGTCCGAGGACGGCTCCTGGCCGGCCGGGGTCGTCAACGTAGTCGGTTTCCATCAGGAACGGCGCGTTCTGTTCGACGGCGCGTTCGGCCGCGCGTTCGAGACGGTCCTTGTCGCTCATGACGCTGGGTGTTGGACCTTCGAGTCGGCCCGCGGCGTAGTGTTTGACGACTTTGTGTGCGGGCAAGCCGCGGTCTTCAGCCCACTCGGCGACCGCGGTCAGATCTTCGCTCGCTTCGGTGTGGAGCTGAACCGCACAGTCGAGGTCGCCGCCGTGTTCGAAGGCGCGGCACATGACGGCGTTCGAGGCCTCCCAGACGGCCTCGGCGACGTCGTAGTGGGGCCGACCGGATTTGAGCGCGAGCGCCTCGCCGCGTTCGACGAACTCGGCGGCGACGTCGATCCCGCCCTGCATGATCTCGCGCGCCTCGTCAGGGCTGTAGCCGCGATCATCGACGAGTCGCGAGATGAGCCCCGGATGCACACCAAGAACGGGCCAGGCGCGGCCTGGCAGTTCAGCGGACGCGTCGGCGACGATTTCGATGGTCCGCTCGAAGACTGGGCGAAAGTCCTCACCAGTATCGGCCTCGACGCCCAGATGCCAGGAGGGCTTGTTCACCACGAGCAGGTGCGTGCCACCGACGCGAGCGAAGTCACGAACGGCGTCGATTCCGCGGTGGGCGTCCGGATCGAGGTGCAGGTGGTTGTCGAGAACCGGCGTCTCGTCGTCGAGCATATCCGCTGGTGGGGGCGCGACTCGGGAAAAGTCACCGACTCCCGGTCGAATCCGTGTTGACCGAGCCTATATACGACTTCGATCACAGTGGAACCAATGTGAACTACGAACAACGGTCTTTCAACGTATCGGCACCCCGTACCCGGATTAACTGGGAAAAGATATTTATAGTAGTGGCGATTACGTTGGGTTAGTAACGAATGACTCTCGAGCAATTCACCAACGACGAAGAGCAGGTTGCCCGTCGGTACGAGTACGACGACCAGCTCGTCTTCGTCGTCGACTTCGGCGCTGCCATCGCTGATAGCGCAGTCGACGTCGTCGACGGGACGGTTCTGGCCGTTCTCGACGGGACGCAGTACGAAATCGAGCTACCCGAGGATGCAGACGACGCGCATACGTTTATCAAAAACGGGGTGCTCACTATCGAAGTGGAGGGCGACCGATGAAGCTTACTGTCAAACCACTCAAACAGAAGGACGCAGGCCGCGGACTGGCCGCCATCGACCGCGTGTCGATGCGCGAACTGGATCTCGAAAACGGGGATTACATCCTGATCGAGGGAAGCGACGACAGCCAGGCCGTCGCTCGTGTCTGGCCGGGCTATCCCGAGGACGAAGGTCGGGGTATTATTCGCATCGACGGTCGCCTCCGACAGGAGGCAGACGTCGGGATTGACGACCGGGTCTCGGTCGAACCCGCAGACGTCAACCCCGCCACCTCGGTTACCGTTGCACTCCCGCAGAACCTTCGTATTCGGGGCGATATCGGCCCACTCGTCCGAGACAAGCTGTCCGGACAGGCCGTCACTGAGGGTCAGACAGTCCCATTCTCGCTTTCGTTCGGACCGATGGCCAGTTCCGGCCAGTCGGTCCCCCTGAAGATTGCGAGCACCTCGCCGTCGGGAACGGTCGTCATCACTGACTCGACCGACATCAACATCTCCGAGACGCCGGCCGAACAGGTCGGTGCCGGCGGCGAACCGAGCGCTGAAGGCGTCCCGAACGTCACCTACGAGGACATCGGTGGCCTGGACAACGAGCTTGATCAGGTTCGTGAGATGATCGAACTGCCGATGCGCCACCCAGAGCTGTTCCAGCAGCTTGGGATCGAGCCACCGAAGGGCGTCCTGCTGCACGGCCCGCCCGGCACCGGCAAGACGCTGATGGCGAAAGCAGTCGCCAACGAAATCGACGCCGACTTCCAGACGATCTCCGGGCCGGAGATCATGTCGAAGTACTACGGCGAGTCCGAAGAGCAACTCCGCGAGGTCTTCGAAGAAGCAGAGGAGAACGCACCCGCCATCGTCTTCATCGACGAACTCGACTCCATCGCCGCCAAGCGCGAGGAAGCCGGCGGCGACGTCGAGCGACGCGTGGTCGCTCAACTGCTCTCGCTGATGGACGGCCTGGAGGAGCGCGGTCGCGTCACCGTCATCGCCGCAACCAATCGAATCGACGACATCGACCCCGCACTCCGCCGCGGCGGTCGCTTCGACCGCGAGATCGAGATTGGCGTCCCCGACAAAGATGGCCGCAAGGAGATCCTGCAGGTCCACACCCGCGGCATGCCCCTGGTGGACGACATCGACCTTGACCGCTACGCCGAGAATACCCACGGCTTCGTCGGTGCCGACCTCGAATCGCTCGCCCGCGAGGGCGCAATGAACGCCCTGCGTCGCATCCGCCCCGACCTCGACCTGGAGTCTGAGGAGATCGACGCCGAGGTCTTAGAGACCCTGCAGGTCACGGAGGGCGACTTCAAGGAGGCACTCAAGGGAATCCAGCCCTCGGCGATGCGCGAAGTCTTCGTCGAAGTCCCGGACGTCACCTGGAACGACGTCGGCGGACTCGGCGACACCAAAGAACGCCTGCGTGAGACGATCCAGTGGCCGCTCGACTACCCCGAGGTCTTCGAGCAGATGGACATGCAGGCCGCGAAGGGTGTGCTGATGTACGGCCCACCCGGTACCGGCAAGACGCTACTCGCCAAGGCCGTCGCCAACGAGGCCCAGTCGAACTTCATCTCGATCAAGGGCCCCGAACTGCTGAACAAGTACGTCGGCGAGTCCGAGAAGGGCGTCCGCGAAATCTTCGAGAAGGCCCGGTCGAACGCTCCGACCGTGATCTTCTTCGACGAAATCGACTCCATCGCGGGCGAACGCGGCCAGCGCCAGGGTGACTCCGGCGTCGGCGAACGCGTCGTCTCCCAGCTGCTGACCGAACTCGACGGCCTCGAGGAACTCGAGGACGTCGTCGTCATCGCGACGACCAACCGCCCGGACCTGATCGACTCGGCTCTGCTCCGTCCCGGCCGCCTCGACCGTCACGTCCACGTCCCAGTGCCGGACGAAGCGGCCCGCGAGCGCATCTTCGAGGTTCACACCCGCGACAAGCCACTGGCCGATGCAATCGAACTCGAGTGGCTCGCCGAAGAGACGGAGGGCTACGTCGGTGCCGACATCGAAGCGGTCTGTCGCGAGGCGTCGATGGCAGCCAGCCGCGAGTTCATCAACTCGGTCGACCCGGACGATATCGACGATACGATCGGCAACGTCCGCATCGGCAAGGAGCACTTCGAGCACGCACTCGAGGAGGTCCAGCCAAGCGTGACCCCGGAGACGCGCGAGCGCTACGAGGAGATCGAACAGCAGTTCCAGCAGGCAGAGCCGGCCCAGGAACAGGACCAGCTCGGTCGGACGTTCCAGTAGGCGCGTTGCCTGCGGTTTGATTCTCTCGTTCCGCTTTTTGGACGTCGACACCGTCTGTTTTGACGGTTGATGAGTCGCTTTTGCAGTGGGTTATCCAGTCGAACGTGAAGTGACAGCGGTAAGGACTGCCATGGCCACAGTCACAACTGCTTCACAACCCATACTCTGCCTACTCGAGTTTCGATGAGGTCTCCTCGAGTACCGACTTGACGATCGGTTCGAACGGTTCAGTTGTGTCGACCAGTTCCTGGCACTGGTTGTAGCTAACGAGTCCAGAGGCCGCCAATCTCGGGACATGGGCGTGGTAGAGCGCGATGTACGTCCGTTCGACGGTGCGGTCTGGAAGTGCCGCGACAGGCTCGTCGTGCGTTCGGCTGGCGACGGCGTCGGCGAGTTCGGCGAGTTCGATCGGCGTCTCGCGCTCGTCGAGACACCGGAGCACGTCTCGAAACCGCTGGTCTGCGAGTGCTCCGAAGACCTGATCGGCGTCCACGTGATTGGCTCGTTTCTCGCCCATGACAATGGCTGATACTCGACCTGTCAAAAAGAGCGACTTGGTTGTATATATCAGCCACTTATCTGTCAGGGTGTGTCAGTCTCGTCGTCCTCGGTCCTCGCCGACCTGTCCCACCGTCAGTACGTGGCCGATGAGGTTCTTGTGTGCGTGGTGTAAGCGTTTCGAGAGTGCCTGCTGGGTAATTCCGAGTGACGCAGCGAGTTCGGTCATCGTGATCTGCTGTGGCACGTCGAAGAATCCCTCCTCGTAGGCTGTCACGAGGGTCTCTCGCTGCGTCGGTGTGAGTCCGTACTGCGAACTCGCCATCGGCTGGGACTGTTCGTAGAGTCGGTCGAGTTCGAAGTCGACGCCGCGCTCGCGACAGAACTCGTGGAAGTCCGAAACCGTCTCCTCGTCGTCGAAGCGCATCTTCAGATTCCAGTGCTCGCCGGTTCCCGTCGCCTCGAGGATCGTCGCACCGATTCCGACGTACGCGTAAATAATCGCCTCGATGTTTTCCGTCCATTCGGCCCTGTAGAGGACGGTGTCGTCGAACTCACTCACCCGCGTCGCGTTTGTTATCGACGGATCCCTTTCGAACGCTTCCTCGAACGCCGCGTGGTCCTTGCCGGTCACCCAGAAGTACGGCATGAGCCGATCTTCACTCGTCGCGACGAGTCGTTCGACCTCGACCACCATCTCCGGCGCAGCCGACAGCGTCTCGTGCAACGCAAAGTCCCCAGAGTCAATCG
The DNA window shown above is from Natrialba magadii ATCC 43099 and carries:
- a CDS encoding DUF2150 family protein; translation: MSNPPTEYYSEERWQNWIDRIKDEEIDPEDESSARLLLNLQDDTAIAIAKIVAAYDDGDLDDEAALEEIADVREIVLGEVDIEDEEKLILVDGVQTSLVCVFFAAEEYIAHGPAEDGTVGDYLSAAADAEAEEDLDAALGYAAQAGTLIVDDAELDMTVAEDLEYGLVTEWINGLDSLQSAMSDPEVVEEDE
- a CDS encoding TatD family hydrolase, which translates into the protein MLDDETPVLDNHLHLDPDAHRGIDAVRDFARVGGTHLLVVNKPSWHLGVEADTGEDFRPVFERTIEIVADASAELPGRAWPVLGVHPGLISRLVDDRGYSPDEAREIMQGGIDVAAEFVERGEALALKSGRPHYDVAEAVWEASNAVMCRAFEHGGDLDCAVQLHTEASEDLTAVAEWAEDRGLPAHKVVKHYAAGRLEGPTPSVMSDKDRLERAAERAVEQNAPFLMETDYVDDPGRPGAVLGPKTVPRRVRWLLENGRDDAVRTAHVETPELVYGIDTEGTLEGATGQ
- a CDS encoding DUF7127 family protein, with translation MTLEQFTNDEEQVARRYEYDDQLVFVVDFGAAIADSAVDVVDGTVLAVLDGTQYEIELPEDADDAHTFIKNGVLTIEVEGDR
- a CDS encoding CDC48 family AAA ATPase; this encodes MKLTVKPLKQKDAGRGLAAIDRVSMRELDLENGDYILIEGSDDSQAVARVWPGYPEDEGRGIIRIDGRLRQEADVGIDDRVSVEPADVNPATSVTVALPQNLRIRGDIGPLVRDKLSGQAVTEGQTVPFSLSFGPMASSGQSVPLKIASTSPSGTVVITDSTDINISETPAEQVGAGGEPSAEGVPNVTYEDIGGLDNELDQVREMIELPMRHPELFQQLGIEPPKGVLLHGPPGTGKTLMAKAVANEIDADFQTISGPEIMSKYYGESEEQLREVFEEAEENAPAIVFIDELDSIAAKREEAGGDVERRVVAQLLSLMDGLEERGRVTVIAATNRIDDIDPALRRGGRFDREIEIGVPDKDGRKEILQVHTRGMPLVDDIDLDRYAENTHGFVGADLESLAREGAMNALRRIRPDLDLESEEIDAEVLETLQVTEGDFKEALKGIQPSAMREVFVEVPDVTWNDVGGLGDTKERLRETIQWPLDYPEVFEQMDMQAAKGVLMYGPPGTGKTLLAKAVANEAQSNFISIKGPELLNKYVGESEKGVREIFEKARSNAPTVIFFDEIDSIAGERGQRQGDSGVGERVVSQLLTELDGLEELEDVVVIATTNRPDLIDSALLRPGRLDRHVHVPVPDEAARERIFEVHTRDKPLADAIELEWLAEETEGYVGADIEAVCREASMAASREFINSVDPDDIDDTIGNVRIGKEHFEHALEEVQPSVTPETRERYEEIEQQFQQAEPAQEQDQLGRTFQ
- a CDS encoding DUF7344 domain-containing protein, whose product is MGEKRANHVDADQVFGALADQRFRDVLRCLDERETPIELAELADAVASRTHDEPVAALPDRTVERTYIALYHAHVPRLAASGLVSYNQCQELVDTTEPFEPIVKSVLEETSSKLE
- a CDS encoding helix-turn-helix domain-containing protein yields the protein MSVMGEFTIDSGDFALHETLSAAPEMVVEVERLVATSEDRLMPYFWVTGKDHAAFEEAFERDPSITNATRVSEFDDTVLYRAEWTENIEAIIYAYVGIGATILEATGTGEHWNLKMRFDDEETVSDFHEFCRERGVDFELDRLYEQSQPMASSQYGLTPTQRETLVTAYEEGFFDVPQQITMTELAASLGITQQALSKRLHHAHKNLIGHVLTVGQVGEDRGRRD